A region from the Podarcis raffonei isolate rPodRaf1 chromosome 11, rPodRaf1.pri, whole genome shotgun sequence genome encodes:
- the MACIR gene encoding macrophage immunometabolism regulator, which produces MEVDINGESRSILATLPLPIADVSATGKAESEKPRCSSTPCSPMRQTVSGYQILHMDSNYLVGFTTGEELLKLAQKCTVGEENKVEAVVPTLRSKQLDSGLSRSSRVCKARSRYYQPYEIPAINGRRRRRMPSSGDKCTKPLPCEPYKAFHGPLPLCLFKGKRAHSKSLDYLNLDRMNIKEPADTDVLQYQLQHLTLRGDRMFAQNNT; this is translated from the coding sequence ATGGAAGTTGACATTAATGGGGAGTCCAGGTCTATCCTAGCTACTCTCCCGTTGCCTATTGCTGATGTGAGTGCCACCGGCAAGGCCGAGTCCGAGAAACCTCGCTGCTCCAGCACCCCATGTTCTCCGATGCGCCAGACTGTTTCAGGCTACCAGATCCTCCACATGGATTCTAACTATTTGGTTGGCTTCACGACAGGGGAGGAGTTGCTGAAATTAGCTCAGAAGTGCACTGTAGGGGAGGAGAACAAAGTCGAAGCGGTAGTGCCTACTTTGCGTTCCAAACAGCTCGATTCAGGACTTTCCCGCTCCTCCCGGGTGTGTAAAGCCAGAAGCAGGTACTACCAGCCTTACGAGATCCCGGCGATCAATGGCCGGAGAAGGCGGCGGATGCCCAGCTCAGGGGATAAATGCACCAAGCCACTACCTTGTGAACCCTACAAGGCTTTTCACGGTCCTTTGCCTCTTTGCCTTTTCAAGGGTAAAAGGGCTCACTCTAAATCCCTAGACTACCTCAATCTGGACAGAATGAATATCAAGGAACCAGCCGACACAGACGTACTTCAGTATCAGCTCCAACACCTCACCCTAAGAGGGGACCGTATGTTTGCTCAGAACAACACATGA